The region GAGAGTTCAGCCCAACTGGCAGGAAATTCATCATCAAAACGACCCTCGATGTCAAATCGCTCCGGCGTTCCTGTATAAAAAAACGCCGCCTTGTTCATGTAAATATGCCGTGATGATAAATCTTTAATACCCCATGGCTCGTTTAAATACTCCATCATAGTAATTAGATTTTGAATATAGTCCGTCATGCTTTCTACCAATGGTGGCATTCTGCCCTCCTGAGGGCGAAATTAATTAGAGACGTTTTAATTTTTAATAATGATTAATATTATTTTGTTTATTATTATCTTGCTAACTTATGATTCACTTACCATTTTTTTATTTCCTATGCAAGGGTGTTTTTGGCCTTTTATTATTGTATATTTATGTGATAAAATTTCCTGCCACGTATTTTTATGTGTATTATACGTCTGTGGCATGACGAAATTAAGTGAAATATTCGCTACACCAGGGAAATAATGCTTCCCCCTTCAAGGGATGGCATTGGGGTTTAAACAAAGAAATAAATTATTCTAATTTTACTATCTGATTTTTAAGTGTTTTTATGTCGTTAATTTTTATCTGTTCTTAACAATGCAGAGCATCGCCCGGTTTATGCCAGCGAAATGTAGCACTATTTCTTCGCTGGCATCTCCTCTCCCGACCGATCCCCATCACATAACGTATGTTGCAACATAGGCAAAAAGACGACATTGTTATTGCCCCATGGAATTGTTACGGCTTTCTATCGCATTGCTCTGGTGTAACGCTCGATAGCGCACCATTTTTTACCGTTCATATATAGAGGCCGGAGAGTGGACTGAATGTCGTTAAAAGCCTTACGCACGCTGGTTGCGATTGCCCAGTATGGATCTTTTTCCCGTGCGGCTGAGGCCGTATGCCTGACGCAATCAGCCGTTAGCCTGCACGTTCGTGCTTTGGAGGAGGATTTCAATGCGTCACTTTTCGATCGCTCACGTCGCGTTCCGGTTCTGACTGAAGCGGGACTCCGTGCGGTGGAGCAAGCGCGGGAAATTCTTGCGCAATATGACGCGATTGCCACCGAGCTAGGCGAGGGCGGTGAACTAGCCGGACGCCTGCGAGTTGGTGCGATCCAAACTGCTTTGGCCGGCGTTTTGCCCGCCGCACTGGCTGCGTTGCGTCGTGCTCATCCACGTTTGCGTGTTCAGGTGAATTCTGGGATGTCGGCGGAGCTGGCTATCCGTATTGACGCCGGGGAGCTGGATGCCGCCGTGACGACCGAACCGGTAAAACCCTATCCAACCGGTTTGGTGAGTACGCCACTGTATCAGGAAGGATTCTGGATTATTGCGCCGTCAGATCTGGCGTCTCTGGATGCCAGCTCGCTCTTACAGCACTATCCCTTTATTCGTTTCGATCGCCGCGCCTGGGCTGGGCGAACCATCGATCGTGAGCTGCGTCGTCAGCGACTGCGGGTACAAACCGATATGGAGTTGGACAGTCAGGATGCCATTATCCAGATGGTTACCTGCGGGCTTGGCGTGGCAGTTATTCCGCTGTCCGAACGGGAGAGGGAGCGTTTGGATAATCTGACCTGTCTCCCATTTGGGGCTCCCCAACAACAGCGGCGTGTTGTGCTGCTGGAGCGAGAAGATCGCCCGGCGGGGCGTTTTGCCACGGCGCTGGCCGAAGCTATACGGACGCAGGCGGGTAAGGCTGCAATCCATGAGAAATAATTGAGTTAATGTTGATTTAATCTCGTTTTTTTCTCATCGAAAGTCCCGCTATGGTAGTACCTGTTTCGTCACTTTCAGGTATTGAACTATGGTGTTCCATTCGCAATTCTCCCCACTTTCACCGTCTTCCCCCTTGCGTGGCAGCCTATGATCGTCTCTCTCCTGTTGGCATTATTGCCGATTGCTCTGCTGATTATTCTGGGATCGTGGTTACGCCAACGTGCTTTTTTGGCGGCAGTATTCTGGCCGCAGGCTGAAAAGCTGGGTTATTACATTCTGCTTCCTGCACTGTTTCTGCATGGACTGGCGACAGCGCGTTTGGATGGCGTGCCGATAACGGCGATGATCCTGACACTGGTGTGCTCGACGTTGGCGGTGGCCGTCGTGCTGGTTGCGGTGCGCCGCTTCTTTCCCGTTGATGATTCGGCGTTTACTTCAATCTTTCAGGGAGGCGTCCGTTTTAATAACTACGTTGGCGTGTCTGCTGCCGCTGGGTTATTTGGCGCACACGGTGTGGCGCTTGCTGCCGTCGCGAATGCGGCGATTGTGCCGACGGTCAATATTCTTTGTGTATTGGTCTTCGCCCGCTACGGCAATGCTGGGACGCCTTCATTCAAGAATATTGCCCGATTGTT is a window of Pectobacterium punjabense DNA encoding:
- a CDS encoding LysR family transcriptional regulator; translated protein: MSLKALRTLVAIAQYGSFSRAAEAVCLTQSAVSLHVRALEEDFNASLFDRSRRVPVLTEAGLRAVEQAREILAQYDAIATELGEGGELAGRLRVGAIQTALAGVLPAALAALRRAHPRLRVQVNSGMSAELAIRIDAGELDAAVTTEPVKPYPTGLVSTPLYQEGFWIIAPSDLASLDASSLLQHYPFIRFDRRAWAGRTIDRELRRQRLRVQTDMELDSQDAIIQMVTCGLGVAVIPLSERERERLDNLTCLPFGAPQQQRRVVLLEREDRPAGRFATALAEAIRTQAGKAAIHEK
- a CDS encoding AEC family transporter, encoding MIVSLLLALLPIALLIILGSWLRQRAFLAAVFWPQAEKLGYYILLPALFLHGLATARLDGVPITAMILTLVCSTLAVAVVLVAVRRFFPVDDSAFTSIFQGGVRFNNYVGVSAAAGLFGAHGVALAAVANAAIVPTVNILCVLVFARYGNAGTPSFKNIARLLVLNPLVVACAIGITLQIAALGLPPGIEPVLKSLGQASLPLGLLCVGAALDFSAARSWLRPVVIASCAKFIAMPLVTIVACYLFNLSGAAAIAALLFQALPTASSSYIMARQLGGDAPLMAGIIAIQTLMAGVALPLAVLGLSGLL